A window from Marinagarivorans cellulosilyticus encodes these proteins:
- a CDS encoding DUF1315 family protein: protein MTTNNTLEINNILSAMTPEIHTRFQNAIAIGRWPNGDKLTDEQKATCIKAVIVYENHCKAPSERTGFVPPKTSPCADESHIHTEEKPLNWAQD, encoded by the coding sequence ATGACGACTAATAATACGCTTGAAATTAATAATATTTTATCGGCGATGACGCCTGAGATACATACTCGCTTCCAAAATGCGATAGCAATTGGCCGCTGGCCTAATGGTGACAAACTGACCGACGAGCAAAAAGCGACCTGCATCAAGGCGGTGATTGTTTATGAAAATCACTGCAAAGCACCAAGTGAAAGGACCGGGTTTGTTCCACCTAAAACAAGCCCGTGCGCTGATGAAAGCCACATCCACACGGAAGAAAAGCCATTAAATTGGGCGCAAGATTAA
- the pepN gene encoding aminopeptidase N encodes MTANTAVNQTDKNSPTTIYLKDYLPPAFLIEKTHLTFQLDPEKTTVTSVLQCVANPKAAPSQSLTLHGQDLKLVRLQLNNKALTAADYCVEEESLTIHAVPDAFTLTCVTEISPATNSSLEGLYKSRTMYCTQCEAEGFRKITYYLDRPDVLSEFTTTVIGDKQQFPVLLSNGNLVASEQLENGFHSATWHDPFKKPAYLFALVAGDLQVVEDNFITCSGRNVVLKIFVEPKDLDKCEHAMASLKNAMKWDEEVYGREYDLDIFMIVAVDDFNMGAMENKGLNIFNTSCVLANPKTTTDAGFARVEGVVAHEYFHNWSGNRVTCRDWFQLSLKEGFTVFRDEEFSSDMGSRTVKRVEDVNVMRTLQFAEDGGPMAHPVQPASFMEISNFYTLTIYEKGAEVVRMYHTLLGPELFRQGSDLYFERHDGEAATIEDFTAAMAEVSGRDFSQFKYWYSQAGTPVVKAEGDYCAQAKTFSLTFEQYCPDTPEAKGSDKKPYHIPVNVSLLGKAGLLPLTLDSQAQPQTEVVLELTEAQQTFVFNDVQEEPVPSLFRGFSAPVKSAYPYKKADLLRITTQDSDGFARFDAMQQLAVVAIFDVMAALRKQEEWQLEPLLLNAVKELLTNEALDPAMVALMCTLPSQAYMSGLATPIEVELIHQARNAVKAAIAEQCFDLWLAVYNRCLSTKAYAFNANDVALRSLKKVALEYLMVKPTEEVLALCVKQFNNADNMTDESAAMSALVDCTAPLAAKERVDALAQFYERWKDEALVVNLWLSVQAADSTPGALKRVEALLKHPAYDSANPNKIRSVVSVFCNQNAVNFHAIDGSGYVFLADQILVLNKQNPQIASRLLGPLTKWQKYDVNRQGLMREQLLRIQSEPALSKDVYEVVAKSL; translated from the coding sequence ATGACTGCAAATACTGCTGTAAATCAGACTGACAAAAACTCGCCAACGACTATTTACCTAAAAGACTATTTGCCGCCAGCATTTCTTATTGAAAAAACACATCTGACTTTTCAGTTGGATCCAGAAAAAACAACGGTGACGTCGGTTTTGCAGTGTGTTGCAAACCCCAAGGCGGCGCCTAGCCAGAGTTTGACGTTACACGGCCAAGATCTAAAGCTAGTTCGCTTGCAACTCAATAATAAGGCATTAACTGCTGCGGATTACTGTGTTGAAGAAGAAAGTCTAACGATACATGCCGTACCAGACGCATTCACCTTAACTTGTGTGACGGAAATATCGCCAGCGACAAACTCTTCGCTGGAAGGGCTTTATAAGTCGCGCACTATGTATTGCACGCAATGTGAAGCCGAAGGTTTTAGGAAGATTACTTACTACCTTGACCGGCCTGACGTGCTCAGTGAATTTACGACAACAGTAATCGGCGATAAGCAGCAATTCCCTGTATTACTTTCTAACGGTAACTTGGTTGCCAGTGAACAGCTGGAAAATGGTTTTCATAGTGCCACATGGCATGATCCGTTTAAAAAGCCGGCCTATTTATTTGCCTTAGTTGCGGGCGATTTACAGGTGGTTGAGGATAATTTTATTACCTGCTCTGGACGTAACGTTGTACTTAAAATATTTGTCGAGCCTAAAGATCTCGATAAATGTGAGCACGCTATGGCGTCTTTAAAAAACGCAATGAAATGGGATGAAGAAGTCTATGGTCGCGAATACGATCTGGATATTTTTATGATTGTGGCTGTTGACGATTTCAATATGGGGGCGATGGAAAATAAGGGATTGAATATTTTTAACACCTCTTGTGTGTTGGCAAACCCTAAAACGACAACTGATGCCGGCTTTGCGCGGGTAGAAGGAGTGGTGGCGCACGAATATTTCCACAACTGGTCCGGCAATCGTGTGACTTGCCGAGACTGGTTTCAGCTAAGTCTTAAAGAAGGCTTTACGGTATTTAGGGACGAAGAGTTTTCGTCTGATATGGGCTCGCGAACGGTCAAGCGTGTTGAAGATGTGAATGTCATGCGAACACTGCAGTTTGCTGAAGATGGTGGCCCGATGGCGCATCCTGTGCAACCGGCTTCGTTTATGGAGATTTCTAACTTCTATACGTTGACCATTTATGAAAAAGGCGCAGAAGTTGTGCGTATGTATCACACGTTGCTAGGGCCTGAATTGTTTAGGCAGGGTAGTGATTTATATTTCGAACGTCACGATGGTGAGGCGGCGACAATTGAAGATTTTACCGCTGCAATGGCAGAGGTGTCGGGGCGTGATTTTAGCCAGTTTAAATATTGGTACAGCCAAGCAGGCACACCGGTGGTAAAAGCTGAAGGTGATTATTGTGCCCAAGCGAAAACTTTTTCTTTAACTTTCGAGCAGTATTGCCCAGATACACCGGAAGCGAAAGGCAGCGATAAAAAGCCTTACCATATTCCCGTGAATGTTTCGCTTTTAGGTAAAGCGGGATTGCTACCGTTGACCCTGGATAGCCAAGCTCAGCCCCAGACTGAGGTGGTTCTAGAGTTAACCGAGGCACAGCAAACGTTTGTATTTAACGATGTACAGGAAGAGCCTGTACCATCGTTATTTCGTGGGTTTTCTGCGCCAGTTAAGTCTGCTTACCCTTATAAAAAGGCGGACTTGTTACGAATAACTACGCAAGATAGCGATGGCTTTGCCCGTTTTGATGCCATGCAACAATTGGCTGTAGTGGCGATTTTTGATGTGATGGCCGCTTTGCGTAAACAAGAAGAGTGGCAATTAGAGCCGCTTTTGTTAAATGCTGTAAAAGAGTTGCTGACTAATGAGGCGCTAGACCCTGCCATGGTTGCGCTGATGTGTACGCTGCCTTCGCAGGCGTACATGAGTGGCTTAGCGACCCCGATTGAAGTGGAGCTTATTCATCAGGCGCGTAATGCGGTTAAAGCGGCTATTGCTGAGCAATGTTTTGATTTGTGGTTAGCGGTGTATAACCGTTGCTTGTCGACAAAAGCTTATGCATTCAATGCTAATGATGTGGCACTGCGTAGCCTTAAAAAAGTAGCGCTTGAGTATTTAATGGTCAAGCCAACCGAAGAGGTTTTGGCGCTGTGTGTGAAGCAGTTTAATAATGCCGATAATATGACTGATGAATCGGCGGCAATGAGCGCTCTGGTCGATTGCACAGCACCGTTAGCGGCTAAGGAAAGGGTAGATGCGTTAGCGCAATTTTACGAGCGCTGGAAGGACGAAGCGTTAGTGGTTAATTTGTGGCTGTCTGTGCAGGCTGCAGATAGCACCCCTGGCGCCTTAAAGCGCGTAGAGGCTTTGCTGAAGCACCCCGCCTACGATAGTGCAAACCCAAATAAGATTCGTAGTGTTGTGAGTGTATTTTGCAATCAAAATGCTGTGAACTTCCATGCTATTGATGGGTCAGGGTATGTGTTTTTAGCGGACCAGATTTTGGTGTTGAATAAGCAAAACCCGCAAATAGCCTCGCGCTTGCTGGGGCCTCTAACTAAATGGCAGAAGTATGATGTTAATCGGCAAGGGTTAATGCGTGAGCAGTTGTTGCGTATTCAGAGCGAGCCTGCGCTGTCTAAAGATGTGTACGAAGTTGTTGCAAAAAGCTTGTAG
- the ampD gene encoding 1,6-anhydro-N-acetylmuramyl-L-alanine amidase AmpD: protein MTNISSNGTILGGWLTNTKHCPSPNFNHRPEGTDISLLVIHNISLPPDQFDNSYIEHFFCNTLDCTLHPYFESIKDLQVSAHALIKRTGEIIQFVNFNHRAWHAGRSSFQGQPECNDYSIGIELEGSDTTPYTEAQYQQLISTIRKLQHYYPRITAERITGHNVIAPTRKTDPGPFFDWSRLQDLDH, encoded by the coding sequence ATGACAAACATCTCCTCAAACGGCACGATCCTAGGTGGCTGGCTAACAAATACTAAGCACTGCCCCAGCCCAAACTTTAATCACCGCCCAGAGGGCACTGATATCAGCTTGTTGGTGATTCACAACATAAGCTTACCGCCCGACCAATTCGACAATAGCTACATCGAGCATTTTTTTTGCAATACCCTCGATTGCACCCTGCACCCCTACTTTGAAAGCATCAAAGACCTGCAGGTATCGGCCCATGCGCTCATAAAGCGTACCGGCGAAATTATTCAATTTGTCAATTTTAACCACCGAGCATGGCATGCGGGCCGCTCAAGTTTTCAGGGACAACCAGAGTGTAACGACTACAGCATTGGCATTGAATTAGAGGGCTCGGACACCACCCCCTACACGGAAGCACAGTACCAGCAATTAATCAGCACCATACGCAAGCTCCAGCACTACTACCCGAGAATAACGGCCGAGCGCATCACAGGTCACAACGTCATTGCGCCGACGCGCAAAACAGACCCAGGACCTTTTTTTGATTGGTCGCGCTTGCAGGATCTTGACCATTAA
- a CDS encoding rhomboid family intramembrane serine protease has product MSANCVARFPLDLDLSRLSQAFHQQGIAHRFTEEQGQQWLWLADAGQLNHAKALVDDFVAGQLEVAEEEQAAPSFNLLLWLMRSPVTWLLIALGGLGYAAVVGPIAAFYESMTYTPIKIFGSKALIEKWQWAEPWRIFTPVFLHFSIAHIVFNAAAMLQIGSWIERLWGIRYYAWLCFISGVAGNVLQYSWSQSPMFGGLSGIVFGLFTFNGVTQVLQPAKAFALPKGMYIMLAVWLFAGFTPFFEQFFGVQMGNGAHLGGAVAGAVLALIANKDALKKRYL; this is encoded by the coding sequence ATGTCGGCAAATTGTGTTGCGCGCTTTCCGCTAGATTTAGACTTGTCGCGCTTAAGTCAAGCTTTCCATCAGCAAGGCATTGCTCACCGCTTTACCGAAGAGCAAGGGCAGCAGTGGTTATGGTTGGCTGATGCCGGTCAATTAAATCATGCTAAAGCACTCGTCGATGACTTTGTTGCAGGCCAGCTGGAGGTTGCTGAGGAGGAGCAAGCTGCCCCTTCGTTTAATTTACTGCTTTGGTTAATGCGGTCACCCGTAACATGGCTGTTAATCGCATTGGGCGGCTTAGGCTATGCGGCAGTGGTCGGGCCTATTGCCGCATTTTATGAAAGCATGACTTATACGCCGATTAAAATCTTTGGCAGTAAAGCCCTAATCGAAAAGTGGCAATGGGCGGAGCCTTGGCGAATATTCACGCCGGTTTTTTTGCACTTCTCTATTGCTCACATCGTATTTAATGCCGCGGCAATGTTGCAAATTGGCAGTTGGATCGAGCGTTTATGGGGTATACGTTATTACGCTTGGTTGTGTTTTATTTCTGGCGTGGCAGGCAATGTTTTGCAATATAGCTGGTCACAATCGCCTATGTTTGGCGGCTTATCGGGTATTGTCTTTGGCTTGTTTACCTTTAATGGCGTGACACAGGTTCTGCAGCCTGCAAAGGCATTTGCCTTACCTAAAGGCATGTACATCATGCTGGCAGTATGGCTATTTGCCGGATTTACCCCGTTTTTTGAACAGTTTTTTGGAGTGCAAATGGGTAATGGGGCACATTTAGGCGGTGCGGTGGCCGGTGCGGTGCTAGCACTCATCGCCAATAAAGATGCATTGAAAAAACGCTATTTGTAA
- a CDS encoding ParA family protein — protein sequence MESIAVYNLKGGVGKTTTIVNLAYLASHAKHSTILWDWDPQAASTWYLNPEHTKHHSKSIKLLNKGVPVGELEMRTPYPRLSLIPADISLRKADTELNLFKNPRRLMSSLVTPLSENTRYLFHDCPPSLSPSVEYIVASADIVLVPIIPSPMSIRAIEQVVAFFDGKKYQPKQLTGFFNQVDMRRAIHKDTIANPKTMPIPMLKTYIPYDSNAEKMSENRMPLMAYSTKGRAYNAYNNLWREVKKHLKKQQT from the coding sequence ATGGAATCAATTGCGGTATACAACTTAAAAGGTGGTGTTGGCAAAACCACAACTATTGTTAATTTGGCCTACCTAGCAAGTCATGCAAAGCACAGCACCATTTTATGGGATTGGGACCCACAAGCGGCATCAACTTGGTATCTAAACCCAGAGCACACCAAACACCACAGCAAATCGATAAAGTTGTTAAATAAAGGCGTACCTGTTGGCGAGCTTGAAATGCGCACACCCTACCCGCGCTTAAGCCTAATCCCTGCAGACATCAGCCTGCGTAAAGCCGATACCGAACTCAATCTTTTTAAGAACCCTCGTCGTTTAATGAGTAGCCTCGTTACCCCACTGAGTGAGAACACGCGCTACCTTTTTCACGATTGTCCGCCAAGTTTATCGCCCAGCGTTGAATATATTGTTGCATCGGCCGATATTGTCTTGGTACCCATTATCCCAAGCCCTATGTCGATAAGAGCTATCGAGCAAGTTGTGGCCTTTTTTGACGGCAAGAAATACCAACCCAAACAACTGACCGGCTTTTTCAATCAAGTGGATATGCGCCGTGCAATCCACAAAGATACCATCGCAAACCCTAAAACAATGCCCATCCCCATGCTAAAGACGTACATTCCGTACGACTCCAACGCCGAGAAAATGAGCGAGAACAGAATGCCATTGATGGCCTATAGCACTAAAGGTAGAGCCTACAATGCCTACAACAATCTATGGCGAGAAGTGAAAAAACACTTAAAAAAGCAGCAAACTTAG
- a CDS encoding winged helix-turn-helix domain-containing protein, with protein sequence MPQYAFGEYRFDAETLQLWKNKSRTRLRPKAAELLALFILHKGHVLSKTTIAQAIWKQEHVPDHTLFQLISELRKLSPSMIIVGSHPLRLLKSTHTARPFWHCARQRALSA encoded by the coding sequence ATGCCCCAATACGCTTTCGGCGAATATCGCTTTGATGCAGAAACATTGCAACTATGGAAAAACAAATCACGTACCCGCCTTAGACCTAAGGCCGCGGAATTACTCGCATTGTTTATCCTTCATAAAGGACATGTGTTATCAAAAACGACTATCGCACAGGCCATTTGGAAGCAGGAACATGTCCCTGATCACACCCTGTTCCAGTTAATTAGTGAGCTGCGCAAATTATCACCATCCATGATTATTGTTGGATCGCACCCACTAAGGTTATTGAAAAGCACACATACCGCTCGGCCATTTTGGCACTGTGCACGGCAGCGAGCATTGTCAGCCTAA
- a CDS encoding YceI family protein, whose protein sequence is MLQPMLDTVSNRSKKWLAACALSTAGVMATPAVSADDYVIDTRGAHAFIQFRIKHLGYSWLYGRFNEFEGGFTYDEKDPSKNKISVDIDVNSIDSMHAERDKHLRGKKFLDTDAFPKAKFVSTEYVPTGDKTADLKGNFTLHGVTKPITIQIEHIGGGKDPWGGYRNGFEGKLTIKPADYGLELTKSLGPSASEVELFLSVEGVRKK, encoded by the coding sequence ATGTTGCAACCAATGCTAGACACTGTGTCCAACCGATCTAAAAAATGGCTTGCAGCCTGTGCTTTAAGTACTGCAGGCGTAATGGCAACTCCGGCGGTAAGTGCGGATGATTATGTGATTGATACTCGTGGTGCTCATGCATTTATTCAGTTTCGCATTAAGCATCTGGGCTACAGCTGGTTGTACGGCCGTTTTAATGAGTTTGAGGGCGGCTTTACCTATGACGAGAAAGACCCCAGCAAGAATAAAATCTCTGTAGATATTGATGTAAACAGCATCGATAGCATGCATGCAGAAAGGGATAAGCATTTACGTGGTAAGAAGTTCTTGGACACGGATGCCTTTCCAAAAGCAAAATTTGTCAGTACCGAATATGTCCCAACTGGCGATAAAACCGCTGATTTAAAAGGTAACTTTACTTTACATGGCGTAACTAAGCCGATCACAATTCAAATTGAGCATATTGGCGGCGGCAAAGACCCATGGGGTGGCTACCGTAATGGATTTGAAGGCAAGTTGACAATTAAACCTGCAGATTACGGCTTAGAATTGACTAAATCTTTGGGGCCTTCAGCTTCTGAAGTTGAGTTGTTTTTAAGCGTTGAAGGCGTGCGTAAAAAATAG
- the ampE gene encoding regulatory signaling modulator protein AmpE: MLLISLLLAVFLKQFWEPSNPLHHDNWLASYQQQLLRHLTKISITNPTAVFAVGLIIPVATTAAIDIVLHQESKLLHLIFAAAVLLYSFGRGEFTQHITQFIVAEAKQDWARASDAAQKLHCDTSTLENNDWQALNTRFLSQASYLGFERFFAVVFWFVVLGPAGAFAYRLTQLWLQRLPSQPVARWLWVIEWPAIRILGLTYAVTGNFGGCINAWKKSVFCQTRSSQSVLLDNMLGALAVDETLAQTPEVTRRELEALQQLLSRTLWCWLGVIGVLYMM; this comes from the coding sequence GTGCTTCTCATAAGCCTTTTACTCGCCGTTTTCCTAAAACAATTTTGGGAACCTAGCAACCCGCTCCACCATGACAATTGGCTTGCGAGTTACCAACAGCAACTGCTTCGTCATTTAACTAAGATATCAATAACCAACCCCACTGCTGTATTTGCAGTAGGTTTAATAATACCCGTCGCCACCACTGCAGCTATCGACATAGTATTACACCAAGAAAGTAAATTACTTCACCTTATATTTGCTGCAGCCGTATTACTTTATAGCTTTGGACGTGGTGAATTTACCCAGCACATCACGCAATTTATTGTGGCCGAGGCCAAACAAGATTGGGCAAGGGCTAGCGATGCCGCTCAAAAGCTTCACTGCGACACATCCACCTTAGAGAACAACGACTGGCAAGCATTAAACACTCGCTTTTTATCGCAAGCCAGCTATTTGGGCTTTGAGCGCTTTTTTGCCGTCGTGTTTTGGTTTGTTGTATTGGGCCCCGCTGGCGCATTCGCTTACCGATTAACGCAGCTTTGGCTGCAAAGGCTTCCGAGCCAGCCCGTAGCACGTTGGCTATGGGTTATTGAATGGCCCGCTATTCGCATTCTAGGCTTAACCTATGCCGTTACAGGCAACTTCGGCGGCTGCATTAACGCTTGGAAAAAAAGTGTCTTTTGTCAAACCCGCAGCAGCCAATCCGTATTATTAGACAACATGCTAGGTGCACTTGCCGTTGACGAAACCTTAGCGCAAACGCCTGAAGTAACACGGCGAGAGCTTGAAGCATTACAGCAACTTTTATCGCGCACATTGTGGTGCTGGTTAGGCGTTATTGGGGTTTTATACATGATGTAA
- a CDS encoding DsbC family protein has translation MKAVLLALISLSFLNYAYANESSPNQLQQYFGSEPIEVTPYDKYLKEITVGTKTYFASLDGRYIFTGPIFDTQSRQDIVEVRTKAMRHKMLAKLPKDSTLTYPATTQEKHVITVFTDIDCGYCRKLHSQIDAFNTLGVSVRYVMLPRAGKNTRSFKKAVSALCSETPNPTMTLAMMGNEIDTKNCSNNVNQQMQLAKQLNITATPTILLTDGSLTVGYITADQLIDLLYKA, from the coding sequence GTGAAAGCAGTACTTTTAGCTTTAATATCCCTGAGCTTTTTAAATTATGCCTACGCAAACGAATCTTCGCCAAACCAGCTGCAGCAATATTTTGGCAGCGAACCAATAGAAGTTACCCCCTACGACAAGTACCTGAAAGAAATAACGGTAGGCACAAAAACCTACTTCGCTAGCCTAGATGGGCGCTACATATTTACCGGCCCAATTTTCGATACACAAAGCCGACAAGATATTGTTGAAGTGCGCACTAAAGCGATGCGACACAAGATGCTAGCAAAACTCCCCAAAGACTCTACCCTTACCTACCCCGCAACCACCCAAGAAAAGCATGTGATTACGGTATTTACTGATATTGATTGCGGTTATTGCCGCAAACTACACAGCCAAATCGATGCATTCAATACGCTTGGAGTATCGGTTAGATACGTCATGCTACCCAGAGCAGGGAAAAACACCCGTTCTTTTAAAAAAGCTGTTTCGGCATTATGCAGTGAAACGCCCAACCCTACGATGACCCTCGCGATGATGGGGAATGAAATTGACACAAAAAATTGTTCGAATAACGTAAATCAACAAATGCAACTTGCCAAGCAACTCAACATCACGGCCACCCCCACTATCCTGTTAACTGACGGCAGCCTTACAGTAGGGTATATCACAGCAGACCAATTAATCGATTTGCTATACAAAGCTTAG
- a CDS encoding cytochrome b, translating to MIKNSTTRFGLLSRSIHWLSALLVLSLFAVGLWMQGLDYYHDWYRTAPDLHRSFGIVLMLLTVARLVWYRFSPKPKPLSGHSRIERIVSVAVHHSLMLLLFVMFISGYLITTAKGDPLYFFNLFGIPSTVNGIANLEDIAGDIHKYVAFFIIGFVVLHVAGALKHHFIDKDLTLKRMLGLDKNA from the coding sequence ATGATCAAAAATTCCACAACCCGCTTCGGGTTATTGAGTAGAAGCATACACTGGTTAAGCGCTTTACTGGTGCTTAGCCTTTTTGCTGTGGGTTTATGGATGCAAGGCTTAGATTACTATCATGATTGGTATCGCACGGCGCCAGATTTACACCGTAGTTTTGGCATAGTGCTAATGCTGCTGACTGTGGCTCGCTTGGTGTGGTATCGCTTTTCACCTAAGCCTAAACCATTAAGCGGGCATTCACGTATAGAGCGTATTGTGTCCGTTGCGGTGCATCACAGCTTGATGTTACTGCTTTTTGTTATGTTTATATCCGGTTATTTAATTACTACCGCGAAAGGCGACCCGCTTTATTTCTTCAATCTTTTTGGCATTCCCTCTACGGTTAATGGCATTGCAAACTTAGAAGATATTGCCGGTGATATTCATAAGTATGTGGCTTTTTTCATCATTGGGTTTGTCGTACTGCATGTTGCTGGTGCTTTAAAGCATCATTTTATTGATAAAGACCTCACTCTTAAGCGTATGCTCGGGTTAGATAAAAACGCTTAG
- a CDS encoding class I SAM-dependent methyltransferase: MFEAQEIDQLLASHKVKGFLPAHEAAALFKVAQKQAELGPILEIGSYCGRSAVYLGAAARRSAQPVFSVDHHTGSEEHQRGEGYFDSEHWDSALNRVDTLPAMRRTLKQCDMEDVVIPIVARSELLAAFWTTPLALIFVDGGHSEVQAKADCLLWAKHLMPAGIMAIHDIFEHPKDGGQAPYNAMQAVIAEYGLELIDRVDSLVFLAKAAD; the protein is encoded by the coding sequence TTGTTTGAAGCACAAGAGATTGATCAATTACTGGCTAGCCATAAAGTAAAGGGCTTTTTACCAGCTCACGAAGCCGCAGCGCTTTTTAAAGTTGCGCAAAAACAGGCCGAGTTAGGGCCGATATTAGAAATAGGTAGTTATTGTGGTCGTTCTGCGGTGTATTTGGGGGCGGCTGCTCGCCGCTCTGCGCAGCCGGTTTTCTCGGTTGATCACCATACTGGCTCGGAAGAACATCAGCGTGGAGAAGGCTACTTTGATAGTGAGCATTGGGATAGCGCTTTAAACCGAGTTGATACATTACCTGCGATGCGCCGAACCTTGAAACAATGCGATATGGAGGATGTGGTCATTCCTATTGTGGCGCGCTCAGAGTTATTAGCCGCTTTTTGGACAACCCCCTTAGCTTTAATTTTTGTTGATGGTGGGCATAGTGAGGTGCAAGCTAAAGCTGATTGCCTTTTGTGGGCGAAGCATCTAATGCCTGCCGGCATCATGGCGATTCATGATATTTTTGAGCACCCCAAAGACGGTGGTCAAGCACCGTACAATGCTATGCAAGCGGTTATTGCAGAGTACGGGCTTGAATTAATCGACAGAGTCGATTCCTTAGTGTTTTTAGCCAAAGCGGCGGATTAA
- a CDS encoding tetratricopeptide repeat protein codes for MALEHGNTKSATSWLTFALTENPESVETRLFLAESLFQQNRLEESTNYLTPILRENNASPIIVSPYNKAAANNLMSRIHQKDGKLLDALDYAQQSNLGQASAHCTEGVINQRVELLANILGVNQAPEATAISTTLNTKNLNHDERYAEQCSQLKTLHREPSACHYAKPVEIYALNTPITQRRRMS; via the coding sequence GTGGCCCTAGAGCACGGCAATACTAAAAGCGCCACTTCTTGGCTGACTTTCGCTTTAACTGAAAACCCCGAATCCGTCGAAACACGATTGTTTCTTGCCGAAAGCCTATTCCAACAAAACCGGCTAGAGGAATCGACCAATTACCTAACGCCGATACTCCGTGAGAACAACGCTAGCCCCATAATCGTGAGCCCCTACAACAAAGCTGCGGCTAACAACCTTATGAGTCGCATCCACCAAAAAGATGGCAAGCTTTTAGACGCCCTTGATTATGCCCAACAAAGTAACCTAGGGCAGGCCTCTGCCCATTGCACAGAGGGCGTTATTAACCAGAGGGTTGAGCTACTTGCGAATATTTTAGGGGTTAACCAAGCTCCCGAGGCAACCGCGATTTCGACGACATTAAATACAAAAAACCTCAACCACGATGAGCGCTATGCTGAGCAATGCAGCCAACTCAAAACACTTCACCGCGAGCCCTCCGCTTGTCACTATGCTAAGCCTGTCGAAATTTACGCACTAAACACACCAATTACCCAAAGAAGAAGAATGTCTTAA